One region of Culex pipiens pallens isolate TS chromosome 2, TS_CPP_V2, whole genome shotgun sequence genomic DNA includes:
- the LOC120422300 gene encoding uncharacterized protein LOC120422300, with amino-acid sequence MCRHSRRSDRSPKTVAVVRALLKFNFPARIMKHVVLVMSMLVVLVSGGLAPVKRRDLRYRPNNSIAYQYTSVHSGIEGDVAKAVSYQHRLEQIHAVTRVVPTTKPAPTAVATSQARVIPAAPVAVAVVAVKAARGPQQASSKPRFPTRQAIGNTNGNGGSPSAVDRRRTTVDITSGNLQRHHQKVAVAHSHAQVQQYHEH; translated from the exons ATGTGCCGTCACTCACGGCGTTCCGACCGCAGCCCAAAGACCGTTGCCGTTGTCCGTGCCCTGCTAAAGTTCAACTTCCCGGCCCGTATCATGAAG CACGTCGTCCTGGTGATGTCCATGCTGGTAGTCCTGGTCTCCGGCGGCCTGGCCCCAGTCAAGCGTAGAGATTTACGCTATCGTCCCAATAATAGCATCGCCTATCAGTACACGTCAGTTCACAGTGGCATCGAGGGAGACGTGGCCAAGGCAGTGTCCTACCAGCATCGGCTCGAGCAGATCCACGCCGTGACACGTGTCGTTCCGACGACGAAACCAGCACCGACGGCAGTTGCAACATCTCAGGCCAGGGTCATTCCGGCGGCACCGGTGGCAGTGGCGGTTGTGGCAGTCAAGGCAGCAAGGGGTCCACAACAGGCCAGCTCGAAGCCTCGATTCCCAACTCGACAGGCCATCGGCAACACCAACGGCAACGGCGGTAGTCCATCAGCGGTCGACAGACGTCGTACGACGGTGGACATCACAAGTGGCAATCTCCAGCGGCACCATCAGAAGGTCGCTGTTGCCCATTCCCATGCCCAAGTGCAGCAGTACCATGAGCATTAG